ACCCAGGTGTCGACGGTGCCGGGCCGGGGCGGCGAGGTGTGGATGGTGGCCAACAGCGGCGTGTACAAGAGCACGAACTCCGGTTCGTCGTGGAGCGCGCCGACCACGATCAGCTGGGCCGGCTTCGCCTTCACGCCGACCTCCATCGGCTTCGGCAAGGCCGCCACGGGCGCCACCTACCCGGCCATCTACTCGGGCGGCCAGTTCTCCGACGGCACGACGGGGGTGATGCGCTCCATCGACGGCGGTTCGACGTGGGTGAAGATTAACGACGGCAACCACCAGTGGGGCGGCATCAGCCAGGTCGTCGGCGACATGCGCACGTTCGGCACCGTCTACCTGAACAGCAGTGGCGGCATGGGCCGGGGCATCATCTACGGCACGTCGGCGAACTGACCGGTGCGGCGGACAACTGAATGGGACACGTGAGACTTTTGCCGCTCGCCGCCGCCGTGGCCCTGTTCAGCGCCGCGTGCGCATCGGCCGCGTATTGGGGACTGCAGTGGTTCCGGCCGCAGCAGCAGCCCGTCGCGGCCGCACCGCACGCTGCACCCGCGCCGCCCGCCATCGAGGCCGCGGCGAGCCTCTTCGGCGGTGCGCCGTCCGGCGCCGCCGCCAGCGCCTATCAGCTGAGGGGCGTCATCGAGGCGGGACCCGAGGGCGTCGCGATCCTCGGCGCGGAAGGCAAGCCGGCACGGGCCGTCGTCGTCGACACGGAAGTGGCGCCCGGCGTGCGGCTGACGGAAGTGCACCAGCGCTACGTGCTGCTGAACGAAGGCGGCGTGATCAAGCGTCTCGAGTTGCCGGAAAACGGGATCGGCGGCCTGGAACTCGTCGCGGCGGCCGCACCCGCACGCCCAACGTCGAAGGTGTATCACTCCGGCGAGGCGATGCCGCCGCCGGTCGTGGAGCCCGGTGCGCGCACGACGTCGGACGACATGGAGAGCAATCATCAGCGCCAGCTGACGGAGCACATGCGGTACATGGAGCAGATGCAGCGCACGCGGACGTCCGGCATCGGGCCCCCTGCGCTCGCGGCCAGGCCGCCGGGCTGATACGCGCGGCGCGCTAGGTCGTGCGCCGTTCGCCGGACAGGTTCTCGTCCGGCGCCGGGTCGCCCCGCTCGTTGCGGAAGATGGCGCGGATGTTCATGGCGGCGAGGCCCGCCTGCAGCGCGATCAGCGCCCAGGCGCCGTCGTGCAAGCCCCACACGATCCACAGGACGTTACTGGCGATGAAGGTCCAGAAGCCGACGACGCGTTTCTTCGCGTGACGGGCGCCGACGAGGAAGGCGGCCACCAGGGTGACCGCCATCGCGGGCCATTGCAGAAAGTCCAGCAGCGTATCGACGTCCACTCAGGCTGCCTTCCTGCGCCGGGCGGGCGCCTTTGCCGTGGCGGACTTCGCCGCGGTCTTGCCCGCGGTCGCGCGCTTGGCCGCCGTCTTCGTCGCCGTCTTCGCGGTGGTCGACTTCGCGGCCGTCGTGCGCCTCGCGCCCGCATGCGTGGCCGCGTGCGCGGGCGCCTTGCGCGCGCGCGGCGGGGGCGTTTCGTCGCTGTCCTCGTCCTCGTCGCGCGCCGGCTTCTTCGCTTTACGCGGCGGCGGTTCGTCGTCGTCGTCGTCGTCGGATGCCGCGGCCTTGGCCGGCTTCTTGCCCAGGCTGGACTGCAGCAGCGACACGAGGTCGATGACGTTCGTCTTGGCCGGCTTTTCTTCCTCCGGCTCCGGTTCCGTCAGCGTCTTGGTCTGGTTGGCGGCGACTTTTTTCTTGATCAGCGCGAGCACGTCTTCGCGGTAGGTGTCGTGGTACTGCTGCGGCTTCCACTTCTCGCTCATGCCTTCCACGAGCGCCTTGGCCATCTGCAGTTCCTTGTCCGTGACCTGCGCGGCCTTCGAGTCCGCGCCCGGGATTTTCAACTCGTCGGTGGGGCGGATCTCGTCCGGATAGCGCAGCGTGTTCAGCACGATGGTGTCGCCCACGCACACGAGGGCGGCCAGGTGCTGCTTGACGCGGATGACGACGTTGGCGATGCCGATCTTGCCCACCTCGCGCAGCGTCTCGCGCAGCAGCGCATAGACCTTGTCGCCACCCTTGCCGGGGGCCAGGTAATACGGCTGTTCGTAATAGATCAGCGGGACCTGGTCGGCGTTGACGAAGGCGAGGATGTCGATGGTCTGCGTCGCCTCCGGATTGGCGCGGCGCAGGTCCTCGTCGGTCAGCACGACGTATTCGCCATCCTTGTATTCATAGCCCTTGACGATGTCGTCCCAGGACACTTCCTTGCCCGTCGCCTTGTTGTAGCGCTTGAAGCCGATCGGCGCGAAGTCGCGCCGGTCGAGCATCGTCAGGTCGAGCCCCTGGTCGCTCGCCGCCGGATACATCTCGACCGGGATATGCACCAGCCCGAAGCTGATCGCACCCTTCCACATACTTCTCGCCATGATCGACTCCTCTGGTGGGCCGCGGCGAACCTGCTGCGCGTTGCAGATTCGGCCTGCGATGCTCGCCGTACCTTAAGTAAGGCTGCGCGTCTCGGCCAAATCTGCCGCCGCTCGCTACGGTTCTCCGCGGCCCTGACACGTTGACAATTACTCGCCCACCGATCCGGTGATCGGCAGCACGACGCCCGTCACATAGCCCGAGCACACGTTGGACGCCAGGTACACGTACGCCGGCGACAGCTCTTCCGGCTGGGCCGGACGGCCGAACGTCGTGCTCTGGCCGAACTTGGTGATGTCTTCGGGCGACTGGTCGGCCGGGTTCAGCGGCGTCCACACGGGGCCCGGCGCGACGGCGTTCACGCGGATGCCCTGGTCCAGCAGGTTCGCGGCGAGGGACATCGTGAACGCGTGGATGGCGCCCTTCGTGGTCGAGTAGTCGAGCAGCTTCTTCGAGCCTTTCAGGCCCGTCACGGAACCCGTGTTGATGATGGCCGCGCCGCGCTTCATGTAGGGCAGGGCGGCCTTCGCCATGTGGAAGTAGCCGTAGATATTCGTGCGCATCGTCTCGTCGAAGCGGTCTTCCGTCAGATCGAGCAGCGACGCGGCGTGTTCCTGGAACGCGGCGTTGTTCACCAGGACGTCGAGCCGGCCCCACTTGGCGACGATCTGGTCGACGGCCTGCTGGCAGAACTCCATATCCTTCACGTCGCCCGCGATCGTCACGCATTTCGTGCCCTCGGCCTCGACCAGGCGCTGCGTCTCGGCCGCGTCCTCGTGTTCGTTCAGGTACAGGATCGCGACGTCGGCGCCTTCGCGCGCGAACAGCACCGCGACGGCGCGCCCGATGCCGGAATCGCCGCCCGTGACGATGGCCACCTGGCCTGCCAGCTTGCCGCTGCCCTTGTAATGTTCGGCCATGAACCTGGGCTTGAGCTCCATCTGGGCTTCCAGGCCCGGCTTGGCCAGGTGCTGGGCGGGGAAGTCGCCGCTCGGCTGCTGGATGCCCGTCTGGGCCGCATTGCTGCCGCTGCCCTGGTCACCCTTCTGCATGCTGGCGTCATGCTGGTCCTGGCGGTTCTGGATCGCCTTCTGCTTGTTCGCTGCATCGTCCTGTGTTGCCATGGTGCTCTCTCCTTGTGCATGATTCCGCCAGTATTCCGGCGCAGGCAGGGCGCTGACGGTGCGGTTCCACACATTGCGAGCATTTGCTAGGCGTTACAGGTGCTTTGTGGCAAACTTGTTACCGTAACAAAGTATTCCAGGGGTGGATGATGGCGCAGCAGACGGATGGGGAAGCAGGGCGGACCGGGGTGTACCTGAGTCCGATGGCGCAGCGTCGGGCCGAGTTCGCGGATGCGTGCGCGTCCCTGTTCGCGCGCCTGCACCTGGCCGACAGCGCCGACGTCGCCGCCAGCCTGCTGGCGCGCGAGCAGCCGGACCTGCTCGTCATCGACCTCGACCGTTTCGAGCCGAGCATCGACGCGGATGCGCTGGGCGACCTCGTCGCCCGCCGCGCCGGCCTGCCCGTCTTGCTGCTGTGTCCCTTCGCGGCCGCGGCCTGGGTGCCGGCGCTGATGGCCAGCGGTCCCGTCGCCTATGCCGTCACGCCGCTCGACGCGGCGGCGCTGCGCGCAGCCGTGGACGCGCGCCTGATGCTCCCCGACGCGCCGCCGGACGACGCTTCCAGCCTGCGCGCCTTGCTCGGCCTGCGCGCCCGCGTGCAGGCGGCGGTCGACGGGGCGGAGGATGCGCACCAGCTGTCCGAAGCCCTGTGCGCCGCGCTGTGCGCGTGGCCGGGCGTGCTGCATGCCGGCGTGTTCCTGCGCGCAGACGACAACGATCTGCAGCTGGTTGCCCAACAGGGGCCCGACGCCCTGCTGCTCGGCGCGCTGCTGCAGCGCACGGACCGGCTGCTGCAGGTGCCGCTGCGCCATGCATTCCCCGGCCTGCTCGCGGCGGCCGGCGGCAGCGCCGTGCTGGTCGAGGCGCCGGAACAGCCGGGCGAACCGGCGCTGGCGGAAGGCTTGCGCGCGCACGGCGTCGCGATGGCGCTGGGTCTGCCGATTCCGGCCGACGGTCCCGGCGCCCCGTGCGGCGCGTTGTCGCTGCTGTTCGGCGTCGCGCGCGCCTTCTCGCTGGAAGACTGGACGACCTTGCAGGACGTGGCGGCCCTGGCCGCCCTGGGCCTGCGCCTGGCCGGCATCGTCCGGGAAAACGACCACCTGCTGGCGCGCCTGACGTATATCTCGACGACGGACGCGCTGACCGGCGTGGCGAACCGCCGTCACGGCGAAGCGTTGCTGGAACAGGAAATCAAGCGCGCCCGCCGCTACCGCGTGCCGCTCGCGCTGCTGTCGTTCGACATCGACCGTTTCAAAGCCGTCAACGACACGTACGGCTATCCCGTCGGCGACGTGGCGCTGCGCGCGGTGGCCGACACGGCCAGGGCCGTGCTGCGCGCCAGCGACATCCTCGTGCGCTCGGGCGGCGAGGAATTCCACATCATCGCGCCGCACACGAGCGCCATCGACGGCCTCAAGATGGCGGAAAAGGTGCGCGTGGCGATCGAACGGGCCGAGATCCCCGGCTGCGACCACGTGACGGTGAGCCTCGGCGTGGCCCAGCTGGGGGAGCGGGAGAGCGGCGATTCGCTGACCCAGCGCACCGATGCCGCCCTCGCGCGCGCCAAGCGGGCGGGCCGCAACTGCGTCGAACTGGCGATGCAGTGAGCGGCAGCGCGTCGACGGCGCCGCGCCTGCCCGGCTGGTTGCGGGCCTATCGCCGCACCGACCTGGCGGGCGACGTCGGCGCCGGCATCGTCGTCGCCATGATGATGATCCCGCAGGGCATGGCGTACGCCCTCGTGGCCGGCCTGCCGCCGGTGGCGGGCCTGTACGCCGGCATCGTGCCGCCGCTGCTGTACGCGCTGTTGGGCACGAGTTCCACCCAGTCCGTCGGGCCGATGGCGATCATCTCGCTGATGACGGCGTCCGCGCTGGCGCCGCTGGCATCCCCCGGCAGCGCGCTGTACGGCATGCTCGCGGCGCAGCTGGCCATGTTGTCCGGCGTCGTGCTGCTCGCGTGCGGCCTGCTGCGCGTGGGCTTCCTCGCGAACTTCTTTTCGCGTCCCGTGATGAACGGCTTCACGCTGGGCTCCGCCGTCGTGATCTCGCTGGGCCAGGTGCCGACCCTGCTCGGCGCGACGCCGCCGCACCTGCACGGCCCCAGCGCCGCGCTGGGCGTGGGGAGCGTCGCGCTGCTGCTGTTCGCCCGGCGCGCCCTGGCGCCGTTGCTGCGGCGGTTCGGCGTGCCGTGCGGCGCGGCCGACGTCGCGGCCAAGCTGGCGCCGATGGTGCTGGTCCTCGGCGGCATCGCGCTCGTCGCGCTGCTGCGCCTCGACCGCGCCGGCGTGCAGGTGACCGGCCCCGTGCCGTCCGGCCTGCCGCGCCTGGGCCTGGCGACGTCCGCCGCGCATTGGCGGGAACTCCTGAAACCCGCGCTGTTGACCAGCTTCATGAGCTTCCTGATCGCGATGTCGGGCGCGCAGGCGCTGGCCTTGAAGCGCGCGGAAAAGCTGCGCACGAACCGCGAGCTCGTGGGCCTGGGACTCGCCAACGTCGGCAGCGCGCTGTCCGGCGGCTTTCCCGTGACGGGCAGCCTGTCGCGCT
This genomic stretch from Massilia putida harbors:
- the ku gene encoding non-homologous end joining protein Ku, which encodes MARSMWKGAISFGLVHIPVEMYPAASDQGLDLTMLDRRDFAPIGFKRYNKATGKEVSWDDIVKGYEYKDGEYVVLTDEDLRRANPEATQTIDILAFVNADQVPLIYYEQPYYLAPGKGGDKVYALLRETLREVGKIGIANVVIRVKQHLAALVCVGDTIVLNTLRYPDEIRPTDELKIPGADSKAAQVTDKELQMAKALVEGMSEKWKPQQYHDTYREDVLALIKKKVAANQTKTLTEPEPEEEKPAKTNVIDLVSLLQSSLGKKPAKAAASDDDDDDEPPPRKAKKPARDEDEDSDETPPPRARKAPAHAATHAGARRTTAAKSTTAKTATKTAAKRATAGKTAAKSATAKAPARRRKAA
- a CDS encoding GGDEF domain-containing response regulator; translated protein: MMAQQTDGEAGRTGVYLSPMAQRRAEFADACASLFARLHLADSADVAASLLAREQPDLLVIDLDRFEPSIDADALGDLVARRAGLPVLLLCPFAAAAWVPALMASGPVAYAVTPLDAAALRAAVDARLMLPDAPPDDASSLRALLGLRARVQAAVDGAEDAHQLSEALCAALCAWPGVLHAGVFLRADDNDLQLVAQQGPDALLLGALLQRTDRLLQVPLRHAFPGLLAAAGGSAVLVEAPEQPGEPALAEGLRAHGVAMALGLPIPADGPGAPCGALSLLFGVARAFSLEDWTTLQDVAALAALGLRLAGIVRENDHLLARLTYISTTDALTGVANRRHGEALLEQEIKRARRYRVPLALLSFDIDRFKAVNDTYGYPVGDVALRAVADTARAVLRASDILVRSGGEEFHIIAPHTSAIDGLKMAEKVRVAIERAEIPGCDHVTVSLGVAQLGERESGDSLTQRTDAALARAKRAGRNCVELAMQ
- a CDS encoding SulP family inorganic anion transporter, giving the protein MSGSASTAPRLPGWLRAYRRTDLAGDVGAGIVVAMMMIPQGMAYALVAGLPPVAGLYAGIVPPLLYALLGTSSTQSVGPMAIISLMTASALAPLASPGSALYGMLAAQLAMLSGVVLLACGLLRVGFLANFFSRPVMNGFTLGSAVVISLGQVPTLLGATPPHLHGPSAALGVGSVALLLFARRALAPLLRRFGVPCGAADVAAKLAPMVLVLGGIALVALLRLDRAGVQVTGPVPSGLPRLGLATSAAHWRELLKPALLTSFMSFLIAMSGAQALALKRAEKLRTNRELVGLGLANVGSALSGGFPVTGSLSRSAVNVAAGARTQLAGVITAALLAGALVLPTGWLALLPLPVLAATIIVAVLGMLDWSTLRTAWHYDRADALALLATAGGVLLLGVEAGVVLGLLLSLGTMIWRESRPHIAVLGRIPHTEHFRNIDRYSVETDPGVLLLRVDAGLFFGNIEAVSQRIEEELAAHGDARHLVLVLSAVNAIDSSALFGLLELNRGLARRGVGLHLAEVKGPVLDRLRASTLLSELSGRLFLSTANAWDALARHGT
- a CDS encoding SDR family oxidoreductase; the protein is MATQDDAANKQKAIQNRQDQHDASMQKGDQGSGSNAAQTGIQQPSGDFPAQHLAKPGLEAQMELKPRFMAEHYKGSGKLAGQVAIVTGGDSGIGRAVAVLFAREGADVAILYLNEHEDAAETQRLVEAEGTKCVTIAGDVKDMEFCQQAVDQIVAKWGRLDVLVNNAAFQEHAASLLDLTEDRFDETMRTNIYGYFHMAKAALPYMKRGAAIINTGSVTGLKGSKKLLDYSTTKGAIHAFTMSLAANLLDQGIRVNAVAPGPVWTPLNPADQSPEDITKFGQSTTFGRPAQPEELSPAYVYLASNVCSGYVTGVVLPITGSVGE